The Oncorhynchus gorbuscha isolate QuinsamMale2020 ecotype Even-year unplaced genomic scaffold, OgorEven_v1.0 Un_scaffold_2451, whole genome shotgun sequence genomic interval tatgagctgaacataacagtatgtcagtggaagagaggacagtaacaggagacactatgagctgaacataacagtatgttaatGGAAGAGAgaacagtaacaggagacactatgagctgaacatcccagtatgtcagtggaagagaggacagtaacaggagatcctatgagctgaacattacagtatgttaatggaagagaggacagtagcaggagatcCTATGAGCTGTACATAATGGTatgccagtagaagggaggacagtagcaggagatcctatgagctgaacataacagtatgccagtagaagggaggatAGACAATGATTTCCCAATGTAGTCAATTCAATTGGAGTATCTAATTCTGATACTGATTTGGTAACAGAATAACAcgttttaatcacttaataattcaGAAACAAATTGATATCAGTAAAAATACAAACTAATTGGTAGGTATACCATTACTTGtaacttctgtgaactttcattatcctccctcatgagggagagaaattagaAAATATATGAAACATGTGGGTTTTTGGTTAAGGAATTACAAGGTAAAGTCTCTTAAACTGACAGAAGGCAAATAATTTATCCAAAACGAAATATGTGTTTATTACTTGACAGGGGTCTTTATTTCAACAGtattgtgttctgatgtatttctgATACCTTAAGACTTTTTCCTGCTCGATGTTTTTTAAGACCCCTTTTCTGTCTTTTTTAATCAAAATCAAAGCCTTTACTCAGGCCTCATTTTGTAATGGAAAATGGTTGAGCAGTATCTAGGCTTTCATTTCCCCCAAATGGAGACTTTTTAACTTTCATTTGACATGCTCCTATGGACtttacatgttggtgctcatgggtacttttacatggaaatggccCTATGGAGGAATCACTGACGTGGGGCTGCTGTAATGTGTACCTTTTATACATTGGTGATCACTGATCAGACAGTATTGGTTTAAGAAAAGAGTCAGTCATGGGTGGTGGTGGCATCTTAATAAGATGTTTCCTTTCCTTCATCTGATGTGAGGAGACTATTATCCACAATGTTTCTTACCTTTTACTCCAAATGAAATGTTCTCTTTGTTTACCTGTGGCCAGGTGTGGAGAGGGGGCGTGGCCTGAAGCAGGAGAAGGTACAAGGGGAGGAGTGGAGCAGCTGTGGGGGCGTGGCCAGGGAAACAACCTTCAATGATCTGGAGGAGGCTGAGGCCACCAGCCCTAGGAGAATCTCTGAGGTAGGCAGGGGACTGACTAAACACATGGAGGTTGAGGCCACCAGCCCTAGGAGAATCTCTGAGGTAGGTAGGGGACAGACTAAACACATGGAGTCTGAGGCCACCAGACCTAGGAGAATCTCTGAGGTAGGTAGGGGACTGACTAAACACATGGAGGCTGAGGCCACCAGCCCTAGGAGAATCTCTGAGGTAGGTAGGGGACTGACTAAACACATGGAGGCCACCAGCTCTAGGAGAACATCTTGTATCTAGGGGACTAAACACCTTGGAAGAGTGGAGGGTGCAGTGTTACAAAATGCTCAGTTAGAAATATATTTTAAAGAACATGTTAGAATTGTGAGGAAGAATTGGGCAGCCTTTTTCAAACCTCTCCTCATATTTGAACTGTTCCAGAACTAAAACacttgattcaacttgtcaacgaATCATCAAGCCCTTCACTACTCTAATCAGGTATGCTAGTTCAGGGTTACGACAAAGTTGTGAGATGtctgggggtccctgaggagagttCTGAATAGAGAACCATCATGTCAGCTCTGTCAGTTTATCCATTATTTAGTCAGAATCATTTGCTCTTCCAGTCCACAGAGGTCGGAGGTCAGAAGTTGGACAGTCTGCTGAAAGAGGAGGCTCTCCACAACACTGAGCTACAGGAGAGATGGGAGTTCTGCCTGGATGGTGAGTCAGGAGTTTACAACAAACATAACAGACAATAGCCAACCTTAATGATGATGAGAATGATAAGGAGAGTAACTTATAGTAAGTATGCCGTGTCATTTCAAATGAAATCATTGTTATACATGTAAAGTCAACTTGAAACTGTAAGTAGACATTTAACATTACAGTTACTCTACTACCGTTTCTAGTAATTCTAATGTCTTAAATATTAATGCTTCTAATGCCTCATGTCCCCTGTGTTTTCAGGGGCCGATGGTTCAGACGTCTCGGGGCCCAGTAAGAGTTTTATTCAGCAGGATCTACAGCGGTGCCAGGATGACTGGGCTTCTGGTCTAGACCAGGGGCCTGAACCACCAGGCCCCGAGGGAGAGCCAGAGGACCCCACCGACCCTCTCTACCGCCCTCGTTACAGCATGGAGGACCTTGGGGGAGCCTTTGAAAAGTCTGGTTACAGCGGTGCTGGTGGGAGCGACCATCTTCTAGACATGGAAGGGCTGGATAGGCTTCCTGGTTCTCCGTCTCGTCTGGGAGCGCTGAGCTACGGAGCTGCAGGTCACTACCAGGTGGACCTGGGGAGGTCTGAGGGGGGAGACCATCACCATCGCTCCCACATGCCTCGCCCCATCAGAGCCGGAGGGAGCAGGTGGGGTCGCCAACGCCATCCCCCCACCCGGAGGTGGGAGACCGGAACTGCCTATTGATAAACGAGGAGGGGTACCTGCAGGACTCCAGTGTCTTGTACCCAGAACACGGTGTCCCAGAGTCAGGTAGCAGAGCCGGCCACAGGGGGCTAACCTCCATCCACTCTGGAAGCTCAgcccacaacaacaacacagagagccTGTATGATGCCGCTGACGACTTTGGACTCTCTTTAAACCTCAGAGATCGTTCACAAGAGCAGGtaacaggaggagggggaggcgtCATGCCTGCAATCAATGTACCATGACCTTCCCAGACTTTGGTTCCCTCAAGGCCCACAAGCAGACACACAAAACTGGTAGAGAGTCAGGGTCTGGGCCTCCGTACTCCTGCACCCAGTGTGGTAAGATCTTCACTCAGGCCTGCAACCTCAAGGTCCACCAGCGGGTCCACCAGGCAGAGGGACTCCACCTCTGCAGCCACTGCGGCAAGGGCTTCACCTCCTTCTCCGACCTGAAGAGGCATAAGTGCAGCCAGACCACAGACAAGCCCTACTGCTGCTCCATCTGTGGGAACAAATTCAGTCGGCTCTGGAACCTCAAGCTGCATCAGCGCATTCACACGCAGGAGAAACCCCACCGCTGCACTATGTGTGACAAGAGCTTCACACGCGCAGACATTTTGAAAGTGCACCTGCGCATCCACACCGGGGAGAGACCTTACTGCTGCGCTGTGTGTGGACTCCGCTTCAAACGACTGGACCATCTGAAGTTGCACCAGCGCAAACACAGGCCAGATCTCCTGAACTGAATAAAACAAAGTTACATTTTTGTTCTTTAGCatatgcttttatccaaagcgacttactttTAGTGCATTCAACATAGTTGGttctttattattttatttgacatTGAGAAAAAATGTTTTATGATCAATTGTTTATTAATAAGGACATTGAAAATATGAGCTGTTGGAAATATAACCATGTATTGAATAAGAATGTATGCCTTAAATGATACATTGTCTGTCATAATGACCATGCCAACCTACCAAACATTAGAATAATACTGCTTTCATGAAgtctgcagtggtgtaaagtacttaaagaaaaatattttaaagtactacttaagtagttttttggtgtatctgtactttactatttatgttTTTTACAACTTCtccttttacttcactacattcgtaaagaaaataatgtactttttactctatacattttccctgacacccaaaagtacttgttacattttgacaggaaaatggtccaattcacacacttaataataataatatatgccatttagcagacgcttttatccaaagcgacttacagtcatgtgtgcatacattctacgtacacttatcaagagaacatccttggtcatccctactgcctctgatccgacggactcactaaacacaaatgctttgtttgtaaattcatggcagagtgttgtagtgtgctcctggctatccgtaaaaatataaaaattaattgtgctgtctggtttgcaaaatataaggaattttaaattattcaTACTTTCACTTTTGATGCTTAATTAcatttgagcaattccatttacttttaatacttaagtatatttaaaaccaaatactcttagacttttactcaaatagtattttactggatgactttcagttttacttgagtcattttatattaaggtatctttactttacctCAAGTATGACTTATGAgtacttttccaccactgcatgTTGGAAACTGGGAACCTCAGAGTTCAAATTAAGTTATTTGCATAGAGCTTCCGATTGGTTGATTTTGATACTTTCCAAGTGGGAAACTTGGGTATCATCTTTCTACAACGATTTCCAAGTTGTACATGTTTGAGTTTGTTAGTTCCAACATGTCATGAATGCAGCATATGCCTCATCTCTTCTGTTCCTCAAGCTTGCTTTCTACCACAGTCACTACCCATACTGTAACCATGCATTTACTTCCTGTACCTAATACTTTGTTAACTGAATGATTTGAACCTGAATTGCTGTAATTGTCTTTCATGTACAATAAATATTTTGCTTCCCATGTAGTCTGTGAATATATCATTCCTTAAAGACGTGCTACTGACCTTTGACGACTACTAAGTATTTTTaaacctcccgctttgggctggatgtgtcaatctGTAGTTCATAGATGCAAAATCTATGATCGGAATTACTGTCTAATctcaattagccacaaaatccctagtttgaaagtgactgtttttttctggaagctgtgctgGGCCATTTTCCCTAACATTCTCAACACATGCATAAGCCATATAGCAATTCGAGTTTAGCCAATGAGCTTCAGTCCCCctgccatttgagtgacagctagcaagatgcacacacaGCAAAGCGAGAGATCAATGACATGGTGACAATTCTACACATATGTGATGTAGTACGCAATTATCGGATCCACTTTTGGCTCGTGAGGGCCACTTTCAGAACTTCTTGCTAAAGTGTACAAAGTAGCGGATAATCCCTTTAATTCCATTGGTAAATATGTTTTTAACTATTTGTATAGCTTACAACTATATTTTCATCATAGATAGACTAAGTGGAGTAATTATCGAAGTAATTCTCTACCCCAAAAATATGTAACATTTTGTCGCAAAAAGGTTTCACTTGTTCTATTAACGCGTTTCATAAAACGTTCCCTTTCCATGCGGACGTTGATCACGCAGGGCCACCGTACAGCAGAAGGATGACGTGCAATTGAAAACAATCGAATTTCCGGAATCCATCGTCGATTAGCATGTTTTTTTCTTCAATTTAAAACAAAAATCTGGAGACAACTACCCCATGTTCATGAAGTGCTGTCAGCCTTTTGGTAATAACGTTTTAATCAATAGTACTGTATGTTGCAAAATATTCCATTATTGACTTGTAACAAGGCTTGTACCAGTATCATGTTAGCTAGTTATTTTTTTTAGCAAGCCTGATACGACCCCATTTTTGTCTGATACCTTGTCTGTTACCTAGTCGAATTTTGCGATGTGACCGTTTTATTGAACCTATGTTGCACTCTTCTGCGCTGGACGGTCTTCGCCACTTGGTTGTTAGCGAGCTGGAGGAGCTGTCACTCTTATTGGTCAGAGAAACAGATACGCGATGTGTCAGTGATAGACATGGCATATTTCTACCCACTTATTCTGAATAACCGGGCTTTCTGAAGAGATTCACTTTAggatcacacacacagtcctgcctTGCTCCCACAAGCACAGATGTTTGGTGCAGATCCCACTGTGAATTGATCTGCAAAAAAGACACACACAAGCAGTATGTCGGAGAACCTCGTCCTCACCTTCC includes:
- the LOC124025799 gene encoding uncharacterized protein LOC124025799; this translates as MMSEAIVTFQSQLSGVMETVFKAAMYEITRLVEDSFLKEVSRSREQVESLKKRLQLSENRRRDGDREVGRTGKCADCGRVDEETEERSSGTSQTGVERGRGLKQEKVQGEEWSSCGGVARETTFNDLEEAEATSPRRISESTEVGGQKLDSLLKEEALHNTELQERWEFCLDGADGSDVSGPSKSFIQQDLQRCQDDWASGLDQGPEPPGPEGEPEDPTDPLYRPRYSMEDLGGAFEKSGYSGAGGSDHLLDMEGLDRLPGSPSRLGALSYGAAGHYQVDLGRSEGGDHHHRSHMPRPIRAGGSRWGRQRHPPTRRWETGTAY
- the LOC124025790 gene encoding zinc finger protein 239-like; this translates as MTFPDFGSLKAHKQTHKTGRESGSGPPYSCTQCGKIFTQACNLKVHQRVHQAEGLHLCSHCGKGFTSFSDLKRHKCSQTTDKPYCCSICGNKFSRLWNLKLHQRIHTQEKPHRCTMCDKSFTRADILKVHLRIHTGERPYCCAVCGLRFKRLDHLKLHQRKHRPDLLN